The Thalassotalea sp. 273M-4 genome includes a region encoding these proteins:
- a CDS encoding TRAP transporter large permease subunit translates to MEYLALLMFLLVCVVLLFGYPVALSLAGTALIFAAIGMISGVFEPAFLSALPSRLYGILNNQTLLAVPLFIFMGVVLERAKIAENLLNTMAMLFGRLHGGLALSVIFVGMLLAASTGIVGATVVTMGLLSLPSMLKKGYSADFSAGIICATGTLGQIIPPSIALILLADVLSNSYQKAQLDMGNFNPDTLTVGDLFAGAFLPGMVLVVLYSLYSIVLLWQKKPKAQEHESQPTRLNWGLVITALLPALLLIVLVLGSILAGFATPTEAAGVGAMGALILASFKGQLSLTNLNVVMTQTVKTTSMVFLILIAASLFSLVFRGLGGEELMLDVFSQIPGGVFGAMLLVMVLIFLLGFILDFIEITFVVVPIVAPVLFVMGVDPIWLGIMIAVNLQTSFLTPPFGFALFYLRGVANKVVSTGQIYKGVIPFIFIQLLLMGAMAIWPQLVTWLPHTIYR, encoded by the coding sequence ATGGAATACTTAGCTTTATTGATGTTTCTACTGGTGTGTGTCGTCCTATTGTTTGGCTATCCTGTGGCTTTGTCATTGGCTGGAACTGCGCTTATTTTTGCCGCTATTGGCATGATTTCTGGGGTCTTTGAACCCGCATTCTTATCCGCCTTGCCAAGTCGTTTGTATGGCATCTTAAATAACCAAACCTTACTTGCTGTGCCTTTGTTTATATTTATGGGGGTGGTGTTAGAACGAGCGAAGATTGCTGAGAACTTACTTAACACTATGGCCATGTTATTTGGGCGTCTTCATGGTGGCTTGGCATTGTCGGTGATTTTTGTTGGGATGTTATTGGCGGCAAGCACTGGAATTGTTGGCGCAACGGTTGTTACCATGGGCTTATTGTCTTTACCCAGTATGCTCAAAAAAGGTTACAGCGCTGACTTTTCTGCTGGCATAATTTGCGCGACAGGTACTTTAGGGCAAATTATTCCACCTTCTATCGCCCTCATATTACTCGCCGATGTATTATCTAATTCGTATCAAAAGGCTCAGCTGGATATGGGCAATTTTAATCCAGATACATTAACCGTAGGCGATTTATTTGCCGGTGCGTTCCTCCCTGGTATGGTGCTGGTTGTTTTATATTCTTTATATTCGATTGTCCTACTTTGGCAAAAAAAGCCCAAGGCTCAAGAGCACGAAAGTCAACCAACGCGGTTAAATTGGGGCCTAGTGATCACCGCCTTATTACCGGCTTTGTTATTGATTGTTTTAGTATTAGGTTCGATTTTAGCGGGCTTTGCCACGCCAACAGAAGCTGCTGGCGTAGGTGCTATGGGGGCACTTATATTGGCGAGTTTTAAAGGTCAGTTAAGCCTTACCAATCTCAACGTGGTTATGACTCAAACGGTTAAAACAACCTCTATGGTGTTTCTTATCTTAATTGCCGCCAGTCTGTTTTCCTTGGTATTTCGTGGTTTGGGTGGTGAAGAGCTAATGCTCGATGTCTTTTCACAAATCCCTGGGGGTGTTTTTGGCGCCATGTTATTGGTGATGGTCTTAATTTTCTTGTTAGGTTTTATTCTTGATTTTATCGAGATAACCTTTGTCGTTGTCCCTATTGTTGCCCCCGTGTTGTTTGTTATGGGCGTGGATCCTATTTGGCTTGGGATCATGATTGCGGTTAATCTGCAAACATCGTTTTTAACCCCTCCTTTTGGCTTTGCTTTGTTTTATTTACGAGGTGTGGCGAATAAAGTGGTCAGTACTGGGCAAATTTATAAAGGCGTAATACCGTTTATCTTTATTCAATTATTGTTAATGGGCGCAATGGCTATTTGGCCACAATTGGTGACTTGGTTACCTCATACAATTTATCGTTAA
- the yaaA gene encoding peroxide stress protein YaaA — MLIIVSPAKNLDFETTVPTEKYTQPELLEHSQELIKHCKALTPMDLSSLMGISDKLAGLNAARFSEWQLPFTKDNARPAMFAFNGDVYSGLDAYSFNDKDIAFAQQHLVILSGLYGLLKPLDLMQAYRLEMGTKLANERGDNLYQFWDGIITDKVNQALANQGDDALVNLASNEYFKSVKKKQLQANVITPAFKDWKNGQYKMISFYAKKARGLMARYIIQNQLTSVEQLKQFDLDGYQYNADLSTATVPVFTRKQD, encoded by the coding sequence ATGCTTATAATCGTATCTCCTGCAAAAAATTTGGATTTTGAAACCACTGTTCCAACCGAAAAATATACCCAACCTGAATTACTTGAACACAGTCAGGAATTGATAAAGCATTGTAAGGCCCTAACCCCAATGGATTTATCATCTTTAATGGGGATCAGCGATAAATTAGCTGGATTAAATGCGGCTAGGTTTAGCGAATGGCAATTGCCTTTTACCAAAGATAATGCCAGACCTGCAATGTTTGCTTTTAACGGTGACGTTTATTCAGGGTTAGATGCTTATTCGTTTAATGATAAAGATATCGCTTTTGCTCAGCAACATCTGGTCATTTTGTCTGGTCTGTATGGTCTATTAAAACCCTTAGATTTAATGCAAGCCTATCGTTTAGAAATGGGCACAAAACTGGCCAACGAACGAGGTGACAATTTATACCAATTCTGGGATGGTATTATTACCGACAAAGTAAATCAGGCACTCGCCAACCAAGGTGATGATGCTCTAGTTAACTTAGCATCCAATGAGTATTTTAAATCGGTTAAGAAGAAACAACTGCAAGCCAATGTCATCACACCAGCGTTTAAAGACTGGAAAAACGGTCAATATAAAATGATTAGTTTCTATGCCAAAAAAGCGCGTGGTTTAATGGCCAGATACATTATTCAAAATCAATTGACAAGTGTTGAACAGCTCAAACAGTTTGACTTAGACGGGTATCAATATAATGCCGATTTATCAACGGCAACTGTCCCTGTATTTACCCGCAAACAAGATTAA
- the nqrE gene encoding NADH:ubiquinone reductase (Na(+)-transporting) subunit E → MEHYLSLFIKTIFIENIALSFFLGMCTFLAVSKKVSTAIGLGVAVVVVLGIAVPANQIIYQSILAPGALDSLMGVTDPAESIDLSFLSFITFIGVIAALVQILEMVLDKYFPALYQALGIFLPLITVNCAIFGAVSFMVAKNLTLGESVVYGIGSGIGWALALVLLAGIREKMKYSDIPDGLKGLGITFITAGLMAFGFLSFGGISL, encoded by the coding sequence ATGGAACATTATTTAAGTTTATTTATTAAAACAATTTTCATCGAGAACATCGCATTAAGTTTCTTTTTAGGTATGTGTACCTTCCTTGCGGTATCGAAGAAAGTGAGTACAGCGATTGGTCTTGGTGTTGCGGTAGTTGTGGTTTTGGGTATTGCTGTTCCGGCTAACCAAATCATTTATCAAAGCATTTTGGCGCCCGGCGCCCTAGACAGCTTAATGGGCGTAACTGACCCTGCTGAATCAATTGATTTAAGCTTCTTGTCATTTATTACGTTCATTGGTGTGATTGCAGCTCTAGTACAAATCCTTGAAATGGTATTAGACAAATACTTCCCAGCCCTTTATCAGGCGCTTGGTATTTTCTTACCATTGATCACTGTAAACTGTGCTATTTTCGGTGCCGTATCTTTTATGGTTGCGAAAAACCTTACCCTAGGTGAGAGTGTCGTTTACGGTATCGGTTCAGGTATTGGTTGGGCCCTTGCACTTGTGTTGCTAGCAGGTATTCGTGAGAAGATGAAATATTCTGACATACCAGATGGCTTGAAAGGTTTAGGTATTACGTTTATTACCGCAGGATTGATGGCATTTGGCTTTCTATCTTTCGGTGGTATCTCGTTATAA
- a CDS encoding NADH:ubiquinone reductase (Na(+)-transporting) subunit B, whose product MSLLKFIEKIEPHFEKGGKHEKWFALYEAVATGLFTPGYVTKGKTHIRDGIDLKAVMITVWLAVFPAMFWGMYNIGYQANEALSAGFALPDVWQVDLFTWLGASLGADAGILSMMLYGAMFFIPIYAVTFIVGGFWEVLFAAVRKHEVNEGFFVTSILFALILPATIPLWQVALGITFGVVIAKEIFGGTGKNFLNPALAGRAFLFFAYPAQISGDSVWVAVDSYTGATPLAAGALAEAGSIDYSLNADWWNAFLGLIPGSMGEVSTLAVLLGGAFIVYKQVASWRIILGVFVGMVAASFLFNTIGSDTNALFYMPWYWHLVVGGFAFGMVFMATDPVSAAFTNSAKYWFGALIGVMAVLIRVVNPAFPEGMMLAILFANLFAPLFDYFVVQSNIKRRLARNV is encoded by the coding sequence ATGAGCTTGTTAAAGTTTATTGAAAAGATTGAACCGCATTTTGAAAAAGGCGGTAAACATGAAAAGTGGTTTGCCCTTTACGAAGCCGTCGCAACAGGTTTATTCACACCTGGTTACGTGACCAAAGGTAAAACACACATCCGCGATGGTATCGACCTTAAAGCGGTTATGATCACCGTTTGGCTTGCGGTTTTCCCAGCAATGTTCTGGGGTATGTACAACATTGGTTACCAAGCTAACGAAGCACTTTCTGCAGGCTTTGCGCTACCAGATGTATGGCAAGTAGACTTATTTACTTGGTTAGGTGCTAGCCTTGGTGCCGATGCTGGTATACTTAGCATGATGCTCTACGGCGCCATGTTTTTCATACCTATTTATGCTGTCACCTTTATTGTTGGTGGTTTCTGGGAAGTATTATTTGCGGCCGTTCGTAAGCATGAAGTAAATGAAGGTTTCTTCGTTACCTCCATTCTTTTTGCCTTAATCCTTCCGGCAACAATTCCATTATGGCAAGTTGCTTTAGGTATTACCTTTGGTGTTGTTATTGCTAAAGAAATTTTTGGCGGAACAGGTAAAAACTTCTTAAACCCAGCTCTAGCTGGTCGTGCGTTTTTATTCTTTGCATACCCTGCGCAAATCTCTGGTGATTCTGTTTGGGTTGCTGTTGACAGCTACACCGGCGCTACCCCTCTAGCGGCAGGAGCTTTAGCGGAAGCAGGTTCAATTGACTACAGCTTAAATGCGGATTGGTGGAATGCTTTCTTAGGTTTGATCCCAGGCTCTATGGGTGAAGTGTCAACCTTGGCTGTGTTACTTGGTGGGGCGTTTATCGTCTACAAACAAGTGGCATCATGGCGCATCATTTTAGGTGTGTTTGTTGGTATGGTTGCCGCGTCGTTCCTATTCAACACGATTGGTAGTGACACTAACGCACTATTTTATATGCCTTGGTACTGGCACCTTGTTGTTGGTGGCTTTGCTTTTGGTATGGTGTTTATGGCGACTGACCCTGTTTCGGCAGCGTTTACTAACAGCGCTAAATATTGGTTTGGTGCTCTAATCGGTGTTATGGCCGTGCTTATTCGAGTGGTTAACCCAGCTTTCCCTGAAGGGATGATGTTAGCTATCTTGTTTGCAAACTTATTTGCGCCATTGTTTGATTATTTTGTGGTTCAATCCAACATTAAACGGAGACTTGCACGCAATGTCTAA
- a CDS encoding MarR family winged helix-turn-helix transcriptional regulator gives MEKYEELLISIRKVIRAIDLHSKQLNKTSGLTGPQLLILQEIARVKGVMASQVAKQVNLSAATVTNIIDRLENRGLVERIRSTQDKRRVGLFLTEQGRNLLINAPQLLQEGFIQKFCSLEEWEQSLLLSSMQRIASMMDASGIDASPVLEIDPMDKSTEISG, from the coding sequence ATGGAAAAATACGAAGAGCTTTTAATTTCAATTCGAAAAGTCATCCGCGCAATTGATTTGCACTCTAAACAGTTAAACAAAACCTCAGGATTAACAGGCCCACAGTTGTTGATTTTGCAAGAGATCGCAAGAGTGAAAGGGGTTATGGCGAGTCAAGTTGCTAAGCAAGTTAACTTAAGTGCGGCAACCGTTACCAATATTATTGACCGATTAGAAAACCGTGGTTTAGTTGAACGGATCCGAAGCACCCAAGACAAAAGGCGTGTAGGGTTATTTTTAACCGAACAGGGGCGTAATTTATTAATTAATGCTCCACAGCTACTGCAAGAAGGCTTTATTCAAAAATTTTGTAGTTTAGAAGAGTGGGAACAATCGCTGCTGTTATCATCAATGCAACGAATTGCCAGCATGATGGATGCAAGCGGCATTGATGCTTCACCTGTATTAGAAATTGACCCGATGGACAAAAGTACCGAAATCTCTGGCTAA
- a CDS encoding TRAP transporter small permease subunit: MSRLVSHIDRITELIGRLIAWLTLFVVILTFLIVLLRYGFSVGWIAMQESVLYFHALVFMLGAAFTLKHDEHVRVDIFYQKFTVRQKAWVNLLGSVLLLLPVCVFIFVISFDYVLVSWQIMEGSKEPGGLPFVYLNKSMILLLVITMTLQGLAEIGRNLLVLIERKEGE; the protein is encoded by the coding sequence TTGTCTAGGCTAGTCAGCCACATTGATCGGATTACTGAATTAATCGGGCGATTAATTGCATGGCTTACTTTATTCGTGGTGATACTCACATTTTTAATTGTTTTGTTGCGCTATGGTTTCAGTGTCGGTTGGATTGCGATGCAAGAGTCAGTGCTCTACTTTCATGCTTTAGTTTTTATGTTGGGAGCTGCTTTTACCTTAAAACATGATGAACATGTTCGGGTCGATATTTTTTATCAAAAATTCACTGTACGGCAAAAAGCTTGGGTGAATTTATTGGGTTCGGTGTTGTTACTACTGCCCGTATGTGTGTTCATTTTTGTGATAAGTTTTGACTATGTGCTGGTTTCTTGGCAAATCATGGAAGGTTCAAAGGAGCCTGGAGGGTTACCATTTGTTTATTTAAATAAATCGATGATTTTGCTTTTAGTGATCACCATGACCTTGCAAGGACTTGCTGAAATTGGCAGAAATCTTTTGGTCTTAATTGAGCGTAAAGAGGGCGAGTAA
- a CDS encoding TRAP transporter substrate-binding protein — protein sequence MIKTIKIMSFLAFASLLSACSDNKQTTNPASEQQHFEWNLVTSWPKNFPGLGRTPEIFANYVKEMSNGRLIIKVYGAGELVPGFEVFDAVQSGSAQMGHSAAYYWKGKMAASSFFTAVPFGMNAQETNAWLHYGGGLELWQQLYKPFGIMPLAGGNTGMQFAGWFNKEVNSLADLQGLKMRIGGIGGEVFQQAGGLPVNMPGGEIFSSLQSGALDGAEWVGPYNDLAFGFHQAAKYYYASGWHEPSATLEFLINQQAFDQLPADLQAIVKIAARAAHTDTLDVYAAKNSEDYKRMLEKYDVQVKNFPPEVMSEFKQITKEVINQMIIDDNSNTVAKIWQSYQGFYDTIRSYHEISEQAYLENR from the coding sequence ATGATTAAAACAATAAAAATAATGTCATTTTTAGCTTTTGCCTCGTTGTTATCCGCCTGTAGCGATAATAAACAAACAACGAATCCCGCAAGTGAGCAACAACACTTTGAGTGGAATCTGGTAACCTCATGGCCAAAAAACTTTCCGGGTTTAGGTCGAACGCCTGAGATATTTGCTAACTATGTAAAAGAGATGAGCAACGGCCGCTTAATCATCAAAGTATATGGAGCAGGGGAGTTGGTACCCGGTTTTGAAGTGTTTGACGCAGTTCAATCAGGCAGTGCTCAAATGGGGCATTCAGCAGCCTACTACTGGAAAGGAAAAATGGCAGCGAGCTCATTTTTCACCGCGGTACCTTTTGGTATGAATGCACAAGAGACCAATGCTTGGTTACACTATGGTGGCGGTTTAGAATTGTGGCAACAACTTTATAAGCCTTTTGGTATTATGCCATTGGCGGGTGGTAACACAGGTATGCAGTTTGCAGGTTGGTTTAATAAGGAAGTAAATTCTTTAGCTGATTTGCAGGGCTTAAAAATGCGCATTGGTGGCATTGGTGGTGAAGTTTTTCAACAAGCTGGTGGATTACCGGTCAATATGCCAGGTGGTGAGATTTTTTCATCCTTACAAAGTGGCGCTCTTGATGGGGCTGAGTGGGTTGGACCTTACAATGATTTAGCCTTTGGTTTTCATCAAGCGGCGAAGTATTACTATGCCAGTGGGTGGCATGAACCTTCTGCGACCTTAGAGTTTTTAATTAACCAACAAGCTTTTGACCAGTTACCGGCAGACTTACAAGCGATTGTTAAAATCGCGGCTCGAGCCGCGCATACTGATACTTTAGATGTGTATGCAGCAAAAAACAGTGAAGATTATAAGCGTATGCTCGAAAAGTATGATGTGCAGGTGAAGAATTTCCCTCCTGAGGTGATGAGTGAGTTTAAACAGATAACGAAAGAAGTGATCAATCAAATGATTATCGATGATAACAGCAACACGGTTGCAAAAATTTGGCAATCGTATCAAGGCTTTTATGATACCATCCGTTCATACCATGAGATAAGTGAGCAGGCGTATTTAGAAAATCGATAG
- a CDS encoding Na(+)-translocating NADH-quinone reductase subunit A, which produces MITIKKGLDVPITGTPQQVIQDGLAVKTVAALGEEFVGMRPTMYVKVGDRVKKGQVLFEDKKNPGVKFTASAAGVVTEINRGEKRVLQSVVVEIDGDEEETFASYSRDQLTSLSAEQVQENLVNSGMWTAFRTRPFSKTPVIGSAPAHIFISAMDTNPLAADPEIIIKEQAQAFEDGLAVLANLTEGKVFVSKAPGADIPAGNAEVNEFSGVHPAGLVGTHIHHLAPASMDRVVWHIGYQDVIAVGNLFTSGKLDVSRVVALAGPAVKNPRLVRTILGANLEQLTATELTDGEVRIISGSPLLGATAANVHAYLGRYHVQVCALQEGREKDFLGYLLPSTKKFSVTRVFLSHLLRGKLFPMTTTTNGSARAMVPIGNFERVMPLDILPTLLLRDLCAGDTDSAQLLGALELDEEDLALCTYVCPGKTDYGVILRDCLTVIEKEG; this is translated from the coding sequence ATGATTACAATAAAAAAAGGTTTGGATGTTCCAATTACTGGTACTCCCCAACAGGTAATCCAAGACGGTTTAGCCGTCAAAACGGTTGCAGCATTAGGTGAAGAGTTTGTGGGTATGCGCCCTACTATGTATGTCAAAGTAGGTGATCGCGTTAAAAAAGGTCAGGTTCTTTTTGAAGATAAAAAGAATCCTGGCGTTAAATTCACAGCTTCTGCCGCCGGTGTTGTTACTGAAATTAATCGTGGTGAAAAGCGCGTTTTACAATCTGTTGTTGTCGAAATCGATGGCGACGAAGAAGAAACGTTTGCATCTTACTCACGAGATCAACTTACCTCTCTTAGCGCTGAACAAGTGCAAGAGAACTTAGTTAATTCTGGTATGTGGACCGCGTTTCGCACCCGTCCATTTAGCAAGACACCTGTTATTGGCAGTGCGCCAGCGCACATCTTCATTAGTGCAATGGATACCAATCCATTAGCCGCCGATCCAGAGATTATCATCAAAGAACAAGCGCAAGCTTTCGAAGATGGTCTTGCAGTATTAGCCAACTTAACTGAAGGTAAGGTTTTCGTTTCAAAGGCTCCAGGTGCGGACATTCCGGCTGGCAATGCTGAAGTAAACGAATTCTCAGGCGTGCATCCTGCAGGCTTGGTTGGAACTCATATTCACCACCTTGCACCAGCGTCAATGGATCGTGTTGTTTGGCATATTGGTTATCAAGACGTTATTGCGGTAGGTAACTTATTTACTTCAGGTAAACTTGATGTAAGCCGAGTGGTTGCATTAGCTGGTCCTGCGGTTAAAAACCCTCGATTAGTACGTACCATTTTAGGTGCGAACCTTGAACAGCTCACAGCAACCGAACTAACGGATGGTGAAGTTCGTATAATTTCAGGTTCACCGCTTCTTGGTGCCACTGCAGCAAATGTTCATGCTTATCTTGGTCGTTACCATGTGCAGGTGTGTGCATTGCAAGAAGGTCGTGAAAAAGACTTCTTAGGTTACTTGTTACCAAGTACCAAAAAGTTCTCTGTAACTCGTGTATTCTTGTCGCACTTATTGCGTGGCAAATTATTCCCGATGACAACGACAACAAACGGTAGTGCTCGAGCCATGGTACCAATTGGAAACTTTGAGCGCGTGATGCCGCTTGATATTCTACCGACCCTGCTATTACGTGATTTATGTGCAGGCGATACTGACAGTGCACAATTATTAGGTGCGCTGGAACTGGACGAAGAAGACTTGGCTTTATGTACCTATGTTTGCCCAGGTAAAACGGACTATGGCGTAATTCTTCGTGATTGCCTCACCGTTATCGAGAAGGAAGGTTAG
- a CDS encoding NADH:ubiquinone reductase (Na(+)-transporting) subunit D translates to MSEANAKKVLTNPIVDNNPIALQVLGICSALAVTSSMANALVMTIAVVAVTAFSNLFISIIRNHIPTSVRIIVQMAIIASLVIVVDQVLKAFSYQLSKELSVFVGLIITNCIVMGRAEAFAMKEKPVLSFMDGIGNGLGYGLILMLVATVRELFGFGTLFGFEILPLIQNDGWYQANGLLVLPFSSFFIIGLIIWAIRQLKPEQVEKD, encoded by the coding sequence ATGAGTGAAGCAAACGCTAAAAAGGTTTTAACAAACCCGATTGTTGATAACAACCCGATTGCTCTACAAGTACTAGGTATTTGTTCTGCACTAGCGGTAACAAGCTCTATGGCAAACGCTTTGGTTATGACCATTGCCGTTGTTGCTGTAACCGCTTTTTCTAATTTGTTTATTTCAATCATTCGTAATCATATTCCGACCAGTGTACGTATTATCGTGCAAATGGCGATCATTGCCTCATTGGTAATTGTTGTTGACCAGGTTTTAAAAGCCTTTTCGTATCAGTTATCAAAAGAGTTGTCGGTTTTCGTTGGTTTGATCATTACAAACTGTATCGTAATGGGCCGCGCAGAAGCATTCGCGATGAAAGAAAAGCCAGTATTGAGCTTTATGGATGGTATTGGTAACGGTTTAGGCTACGGCTTAATTCTTATGCTGGTAGCAACCGTTCGCGAACTATTTGGTTTCGGTACGTTATTTGGTTTTGAAATTTTACCTTTAATTCAAAATGACGGTTGGTATCAGGCCAATGGCTTGTTGGTTTTACCATTTAGCTCATTTTTTATCATTGGTTTGATTATTTGGGCCATTCGTCAGCTTAAGCCTGAGCAAGTTGAGAAGGACTAA
- a CDS encoding Na(+)-translocating NADH-quinone reductase subunit C, whose translation MSKNKETFGKTVGFVVAVCLVCAALVSFSAVQLKPLQTANKLLDKQTKILEAAELLEIAGDDIVATYNERVTARLIDLDTGEYVEGNPDMFDERREARDPSKSAKPENDIAGINRRADHAVVYLVNDENGELSTVVLPIIGMGLWDLMTGFVGLETDLNTVKSVIYSDHKETPGLGAEVLNPKWKALWPGKKIFDEQNNIAIELVKGGAKPGNIHGVDGLSGATLTSVGVQNTIHFWMGEEGYGPFIAKYRNGGLN comes from the coding sequence ATGTCTAAGAATAAAGAAACGTTTGGCAAAACGGTTGGATTCGTTGTTGCTGTTTGTTTAGTTTGTGCAGCCTTAGTATCGTTCTCAGCGGTTCAACTAAAGCCTCTGCAAACGGCAAACAAGTTGCTTGATAAGCAAACTAAAATTTTGGAAGCCGCTGAGCTTCTTGAAATTGCGGGTGACGATATTGTAGCGACTTACAATGAACGTGTAACAGCTCGTTTGATTGACTTAGATACCGGTGAGTACGTTGAAGGAAACCCTGATATGTTTGATGAACGTCGTGAAGCGCGTGATCCAAGCAAATCAGCTAAACCAGAAAATGATATTGCTGGTATTAACCGTCGTGCAGATCACGCCGTTGTTTACCTAGTAAACGATGAAAATGGTGAACTTTCTACGGTTGTCTTACCAATTATCGGCATGGGTCTTTGGGATTTGATGACTGGCTTTGTTGGTCTAGAAACAGACCTAAATACAGTTAAAAGTGTTATCTATTCAGATCACAAAGAAACTCCGGGCCTAGGTGCTGAAGTGCTTAACCCTAAGTGGAAAGCTTTATGGCCGGGTAAGAAAATTTTTGATGAGCAAAACAACATTGCGATTGAATTAGTTAAAGGTGGTGCAAAACCAGGCAACATTCATGGTGTTGATGGTCTTTCTGGCGCAACTTTAACCAGTGTTGGTGTGCAAAACACTATCCATTTTTGGATGGGCGAAGAAGGCTACGGTCCGTTTATCGCTAAATATCGCAACGGAGGCTTAAACTAA
- the fabV gene encoding enoyl-ACP reductase FabV, which yields MVIQPKIRGFICTNAHPTGCAAHVQEQIAYVKSQPQSDAKPKNVLVIGASTGYGLASRITAAFGNGAKTLGVFFEKEPTEKRTASAGWYNTAAFCDAAEAEGLYAKNINGDAFSHEIKQKAIDVIKEDLGQIDLVVYSLASPRRTDPNTGEVYSSALKPIGEGFTTKSLNTSKRVIEEVAVEPASEEEIAGTIKVMGGEDWELWINALKDAGVLAENCKTVAYTYIGKELTWPLYGKATIGRAKEDLDRAAGEIRKATADLNGEAFVTSLNAVVTQASSAIPIMPLYISGLFKVMKEDGTYEGPIQQIQGLFRDNLYSETRDLDEQNRIMQNLKELEDDVQDRVKELWHEVQTETIDQLTDYVGYHNEFLRLFGFNVDGVDYEADVSPMVTIKNLV from the coding sequence ATGGTAATTCAGCCAAAAATTCGTGGATTCATTTGTACCAATGCACACCCAACAGGTTGTGCTGCTCATGTTCAAGAGCAAATTGCCTATGTTAAATCGCAACCGCAATCAGATGCCAAGCCAAAAAATGTGCTGGTGATCGGTGCTTCAACGGGTTACGGCCTAGCCTCACGTATCACCGCTGCTTTTGGTAACGGTGCCAAAACCTTAGGTGTATTCTTTGAGAAAGAGCCGACAGAAAAGCGCACCGCATCGGCTGGTTGGTATAACACCGCCGCATTTTGCGATGCCGCAGAAGCCGAAGGTTTATATGCTAAAAACATTAATGGCGATGCTTTCTCTCATGAAATTAAACAAAAAGCGATTGATGTGATCAAAGAAGATCTTGGTCAAATTGATCTCGTTGTTTATTCTTTAGCATCGCCGCGTCGCACCGATCCTAATACCGGTGAAGTTTACTCATCTGCTCTTAAGCCTATTGGTGAAGGGTTTACCACCAAAAGCTTAAACACTTCGAAACGTGTTATTGAAGAGGTTGCTGTTGAACCCGCTAGCGAAGAAGAGATTGCTGGTACCATTAAAGTGATGGGCGGCGAAGATTGGGAACTATGGATCAACGCATTAAAAGATGCTGGCGTGTTAGCCGAAAATTGTAAAACGGTGGCTTACACCTACATAGGGAAAGAGCTGACTTGGCCATTATACGGTAAAGCGACCATTGGTCGTGCAAAAGAAGACTTAGATCGTGCCGCCGGTGAAATTCGTAAAGCGACAGCAGACCTAAACGGTGAAGCATTCGTTACGTCGTTAAATGCGGTTGTAACTCAAGCCAGTTCAGCGATTCCAATTATGCCACTGTACATTTCAGGTTTGTTTAAAGTGATGAAAGAAGATGGCACCTATGAAGGGCCTATTCAGCAAATACAAGGTTTATTCCGCGACAATCTATACAGTGAAACGCGTGATTTAGATGAGCAAAACCGTATTATGCAAAATTTAAAAGAGCTCGAAGACGACGTACAAGACCGAGTTAAAGAGCTTTGGCATGAGGTGCAAACAGAGACCATTGATCAATTAACCGATTATGTTGGTTATCATAATGAATTTTTACGTTTGTTTGGTTTTAATGTTGATGGCGTTGATTACGAAGCCGATGTTAGTCCCATGGTTACTATTAAAAACTTAGTGTAA